From the Oryza glaberrima chromosome 5, OglaRS2, whole genome shotgun sequence genome, one window contains:
- the LOC127773945 gene encoding cysteine-tryptophan domain-containing zinc finger protein 5 — translation MTCHSVPGGLLLSPLAENVLELRQKSTAVTKKHEAPVYDNDKEELQRNCCHTSSAAPDNNYQLVKKIKLDEQRDHLPEFENSKYRHKNATIMKKGAKPELKDISDDIDSIRAPRCAKTEKHAVGESADFIADTSGRLKEAKNGQFKGKGSTQSSLSIIDVKAANSANDDKHPKGKAKLKVTLVRNAKMESSLDDGFSHKTKSDKCNDQPVTTSSQLQIDPAKKTSLKRDRGKVVCAKDEPSQYKSKELRSLVDAEFMGTTTENVAGNSSELLKGKKVSALQASLFGKKLKIKTHKKPNYDTTRKPNGENEGYVLDHRNGSTYLHTEDKSLKTEKESATSGLTDKDFSGGGNDGDHKISPIVVDKSASMPSRCKNETTEASMAVPASEPVDQWVCCDKCETWRLLPYGMNSDTLPKKWRCSMQSWLPGMNNCKLSEGETTNAIRALYVVPIPENNISLDSRCDTATLVRSNDAAIMSDNLGMPEISKSSKKLHAPRNPDGLDCFPKLKEKQKRIESSDKGRTMAKDRMHRKRKTSGADYDNLIASKKLKKVYNEPPKHQPPQFELSKSSPSTKGSLKELPKHTNISPGMGKHALPSSGKQFCDGDNSDRGARASDAGKSDPRDLFIKKNKSKQMQLRQHGPDPRPSDAFAKHVVKEVLSESNAAKEKLGSDLKFLKVDDHEKSAHARGPVTGTNSNAIFSEKEDLIEQHLENIHFQHPLLSESSVRRNICNVQASTAATSSSSKVSSSHKNKPEFQETRTSPVESVSSSPLRTSDKKHLDRHRTNSYAVAEIVHSQESVKTGASCLKEKYGFECGSDHTKPHVSGCSNRVMHQDALEDGDLDKQNILTNGVFNNRSSGLGIRNDQGQPNSLVEQKVNSHVLPIHGSGDFRRPTPDQNGKTLPQYNSNQSDQAKLSSGKHPTQVRPDKGNVEYIDLKTNPSTVAGSKLLPGLNNKVNGNASNKSKQSVVENMKHAALHVDASTPINASSLLKEARDLKHLSDRLKGKGDDLESANICFEACLKFLHVASLKEAAGVDSSKQGDPINTMTLYSDTGNLCGFCAREFERLKKMANAALAYKCVEVAYMKAAFYKHPGAIKDSHALQAASVIAPPAESPSSSASDVDNLNNPSTIAKIVSTRGLCTSQIAKNPISRSNHHLMGLLAYVEDTNYAFEGTRKSQSAFFSYLSGIEKDQADGIALLTEVLNFSFHNVKGLLQLIRHSLECINHERFK, via the exons ATGACCTGCCATTCTGTTCCTGGAGGACTTTTGCTCTCGCCTCTTGCAGAAAATGTTCTGGAACTGAGGCAAAAATCAACAGCTGTAACTAAGAAACATGAAGCTCCTGTATACGATAATGACAAGGAAGAGCTACAAAGGAACTGTTGTCATACGAGCTCTGCTGCACCAGATAACAACTATCAGTTGGTGAAGAAAATCAAACTTGATGAACAGAGGGATCACCTTCCTGAGTTCGAGAATTCAAAATACAGGCATAAGAATGCAACAATTATGAAAAAGGGAGCTAAGCCTGAGTTGAAGGATATTTCAGATGACATAGATTCTATCCGTGCACCAAGATGCGCGAAGACAGAAAAACATGCAGTTGGGGAATCAGCAGACTTTATAGCTGATACTTCAGGTCGCCTAAAGGAAGCGAAAAATGGTCAATTCAAGGGGAAAGGTAGTACTCAGAGTTCATTGTCAATCATTGATGTTAAAGCTGCTAATTCAGCAAATGATGATAAACATCCAAAGGGCAAAGCAAAGTTAAAAGTAACTTTAGTAAGAAATGCTAAGATGGAAAGTTCACTTGATGATGGATTTTCACACAAAACTAAATCTGATAAATGCAATGATCAACCTGTTACCACTTCAAGTCAACTGCAAATTGATCCTGCTAAGAAAACGTCACTTAAGAGAGACCGAGGGAAAGTGGTGTGTGCTAAAGATGAACCATCACAGTACAAAAGCAAGGAATTGAGAAGTTTGGTTGATGCAGAGTTCATGGGTACTACCACAGAAAATGTAGCAGGAAATTCTTCTGAATTACTGAAAGGGAAGAAAGTGTCCGCCTTGCAAGCTTCCCTGTTTGGGAAGAAACTCAAAATTAAGACTCACAAAAAACCAAACTATGATACCACTAGAAAACCTAATGGTGAAAACGAGGGTTATGTGTTGGACCATAGAAATGGTTCGACTTACTTACATACTGAAGATAAGAGCTTGAAGACTGAGAAAGAGTCTGCTACATCTGGATTGACTGATAAGGATTTTTCAGGTGGTGGGAATGATGGGGACCACAAAATCTCTCCCATTGTTGTTGACAAGTCTGCATCTATGCCATCAAGGTGCAAGAATGAAACTACAGAAGCATCCATGGCAGTTCCTGCTTCTGAACCTGTTGATCAATGGGTGTGCTGTGATAAGTGTGAGACATGGCGCCTTTTACCTTATGGGATGAATTCAGATACACTTCCAAAAAAATGGCGGTGTAGCATGCAGAGTTGGCT GCCTGGGATGAATAACTGCAAACTAAGTGAGGGTGAGACTACAAATGCCATACGTGCACTTTATGTGGTTCCCATACCTGAAAATAACATCAGTTTAGATAGTCGTTGTGATACTGCTACATTGGTTAGATCCAATGATGCAGCCATTATGTCAGATAATTTAGGAATGCCAGAAATATCAAAGTCTTCGAAGAAACTACATGCTCCTAGGAATCCTGATGGTCTTGACTGCTTTCCTAAACTCAAGGAAAAACAGAAGCGCATAGAATCATCAGATAAAG GACGAACTATGGCAAAAGATCGGATGCATCGAAAACGGAAGACCAGTGGTGCTGATTATGATAACCTGATAGCATCAAAGAAATTGAAGAAAGTATACAATGAGCCTCCAAAGCACCAACCCCCTCAGTTTGAACTAAGCAAAAGTAGTCCTTCAACCAAGGGATCTCTAAAAGAATTGCCGAAGCATACTAATATTTCACCTGGCATGGGAAAGCATGCTTTACCTTCATCAGGTAAGCAGTTTTGTGATGGAGATAACTCAGATAGGGGTGCTAGAGCTTCGGATGCAGGAAAATCTGATCCTCGGGACTTGTTCATTAAGAAGAACAAATCAAAACAAATGCAGTTAAGACAGCATGGTCCTGATCCTCGACCTAGTGATGCCTTTGCAAAACATGTTGTAAAAGAAGTGTTAAGTGAAAGTAATGCTGCCAAGGAAAAGCTTGGGTCAGACCTGAAATTTCTGAAGGTAGATGATCATGAGAAATCTGCTCATGCCAGAGGCCCTGTCACTGGGACTAATAGCAATGCAATATTCAGTGAGAAAGAGGATTTAATTGAGCAACACCTGGAGAATATCCATTTCCAGCACCCATTGCTCTCTGAAAGCTCAGTCAGGAGGAATATCTGTAATGTACAAGCATCTACAGCTGCCACTTCCAGTTCATCCAAGGTGTCTAGCTCCCACAAGAATAAACCTGAATTTCAAGAAACAAGGACCTCACCTGTAGAGTCAGTTTCTTCATCACCCTTGAGAACTTCTGACAAGAAACACTTGGATCGGCATAGAACGAATTCATATGCAGTGGCAGAAATTGTGCATTCTCAGGAGTCAGTGAAAACTGGTGCTTCATGCTTGAAGGAAAAATATGGTTTTGAATGTGGTTCTGATCACACGAAACCTCATGTTTCTGGTTGCTCTAATAGAGTCATGCATCAAGATGCTTTGGAGGATGGGGACTTggataaacaaaatatattgacAAATGGAGTCTTTAACAACAGAAGTTCTGGGCTTGGTATAAGGAATGACCAAGGCCAACCGAATTCTTTGGTGGAACAGAAAGTTAATTCGCATGTCCTTCCAATACATGGCAGCGGTGATTTCAGAAGGCCAACACCTGATCAAAATGGGAAGACATTGCCTCAATATAATTCAAATCAAAGTGACCAAGCAAAACTGTCTTCTGGAAAGCATCCTACACAGGTTAGGCCTGATAAAGGGAATGTAGAATACATAGACCTGAAAACAAATCCATCTACTGTAGCAGGAAGCAAGCTGTTGCCCGGATTAAACAATAAAGTAAATGGAAATGCCTCCAATAAGTCAAAACAGTCTGTAGTTGAAAATATGAAGCATGCAGCTCTTCATGTCGATGCTTCAACTCCAATTAATGCATCTTCTCTGCTGAAGGAAGCTAGAGATCTGAAGCACTTGTCTGACCGCTTAAAG GGAAAGGGGGATGACCTTGAGAGTGCAAACATTTGTTTCGAGGCTTGCCTAAAATTTCTCCATGTTGCATCTCTCAAGGAGGCTGCTGGTGTTGATAGCTCCAAACAAGGGGATCCAATAAATACTATGACATTATATTCTGATACTGGAAACCTTTGTGG ATTTTGTGCCCGTGAATTTGAGCGACTTAAGAAAATGGCAAATGCTGCTTTGGCATATAAATGTGTGGAAGTGGCATACATGAAGGCAGCTTTCTACAAGCATCCTGGTGCAATTAAAGATAGCCATGCCTTGCAGGCAGCATCTGTGATTGCTCCTCCAG CTGAATCACCGTCGTCTTCTGCCTCAGATGTTGATAATTTAAATAACCCAAGTACAATAGCTAAGATTGTTTCAACAAGAGGTCTATGCACTTCTCAGATTGCTAAGAATCCCATATCTCGGAGCAATCATCACTTGATGGGATTGCTTGCTTAT GTAGAGGACACAAATTATGCATTTGAGGGAACCAGAAAGTCGCAAAGtgcatttttttcttatctttctGGTATTGAAAAAGATCAGGCTGATGGCATTGCTCTTTTAACGGAAGTCCTTAATTTCAGTTTCCATAATGTCAAGGGGCTGCTGCAACTGATCCGTCATTCATTGGAGTGTATCAACCATGAAAGGTTCAAATAA